ATGTCGTGTTCCAAACAAAACGCTTCCATCAGCACCTCCTGCATGTGGCTGCCACTCTCACCATGGTCCTCGGTCGGAGCCAAAAAGCAGAAATTGTACTGATCCGGATTGGCGGCCAAGCTTCGAATTGCGCTAGCCAATCCAACGACGAGTCGTTTGTCCTCCAGCGCACTTAGCAGTGCCTTCCGTGCACTCGAACCAATCCCAACTGTGTGGAATCCGTTCGTCTCTACCATCTTTCCCTCGTCCGATGCCTTCAGAACCATGTTGTACTTAGATCGATGATTAGATGAGGATGCCAGTTCGCACTCACACGTGCTACCTTTCCACGAAACGCTGGTTACTTTCACCTCCTACTGGGGCGGAAAAGTTGAACGAAGTCGCAAACGGCAACAATAACACACAGAAGCGTCGTTGGGTAAGGTTGTGAAATGATGATGGCCCACTTAGCGCCAATGGCCAACTCTTTCTCTTGTACAAACGAACGAAGATAAGAAATGTTTAGCAGACACACTCCACAGAACACAGTTCTTCAATTTCAATGTCTCTTCGCGAGCTTTCTTGTAAAGTAGAAACACTTGCCACACGGCTGGTACACACCGAAACGGATTACTCTCTCACGGTGGGTTGTTCGATACACAATGAATCAGCATTTGCTGTGGCAAGGTACTTTTATGCTTGTAATACTAGGTCGCGATCGGCTCACGACCACAAACACTCGGCACGCGCGTTCGGAATTTGCAATGTGTGTGATGTTACAACGAACCTCCCTTCGCTTCCATGAATGAAATCTAGGGGGTGTATTACTTGAGCGATGGCCGCACTTGCGCAATGGGCAAGCATTTTTATCAGCCGGTTTCCGATGTCGAACGGGAATGAACCTGTACGGACGTGAATCAGTTTCGGAAGCGGAACATCCTCCCCCTTTTGGCCCCCTCGATGGGGGCACGCCAGTAGAGCAAGGGGCTCGTGTATGAGACAAAATGATGCAACACGTTTATGTTTTTGCGGATGTTTTGGCACTGCAGATCCGTAAAGAAGCATCACATGATCGAGAAAggagagcaaaaagaaatcatccCCTCAGCAGCACGTGAGATGAATGATTCACAATCGTTATGGTGAAGTTGTGTTTCATGTGAATTCAGTGAAATTTCAAATGCAAAGAAGGCATTGGTGGTTGCCAACGATACGCGTTGAACATGTAAAATGCATGGGAGTCCCGAAGAGTTCCCCATCCCATGTTCGAAACTGGATAGTACTGGATTCAGATAAAAGTCATTCAAAAGAATGCCGATCCAGTCCCGCAACTGCTGATAGTGAACTCGTTACCTGTATTTGTTATCAGGAATGTCTTGACGGCTATCAAAATCAATCGGCAATCTGTGTATACGGTGTTGCATTCTTTTCCCTGTTCGATAACCTTAAAAGGGTTTGTCCGAGTTAGCTTTGGTGGAATCCTCAAAAAAAGGGGACGAATGAATATAATATCCGGTGAAATAGCTCTTTTCGGCGGGGCACCCAACCAGCGGATAAGAACACTAACCATAAGTTATCCAATgtaattcatttat
This Anopheles marshallii chromosome 3, idAnoMarsDA_429_01, whole genome shotgun sequence DNA region includes the following protein-coding sequences:
- the LOC128714863 gene encoding uncharacterized protein LOC128714863, which translates into the protein MVLKASDEGKMVETNGFHTVGIGSSARKALLSALEDKRLVVGLASAIRSLAANPDQYNFCFLAPTEDHGESGSHMQEVLMEAFCLEHDIYIIRVDSADKLSRLVQSPVIASCALVRKLPAKMVRRMSSAFRRSESILIEHCELYWEEPHKPVIKLPEK